DNA from Nematostella vectensis chromosome 5, jaNemVect1.1, whole genome shotgun sequence:
gaCAAGAATTTCTTGAGAAGACTGGTAGAAAACCGCTCACCAAAGAGATATGGTTGAAAGCCCTACGAGTAAGTACTAATACTACAAAATATTCTGCTGAAAAGATCAATGCATTAGTCTCCTCAGCAGCAGACTCTTGAGGCTAGCCCATACAGTACTTGGCCCAAGCAATGTAGTGATTCCAGAATGGCTGagaagattaaaaaaaaatttgtgtGAGACTCAGATCTGACACCATTCTATTTTCCAGGAGCAAGCAGAAGAGGTCTATGCCACACTTGCAGACACAGAAATTCTTTTGCAGGTAAAAATGGGAGTCAAGTTGGGCACATGGTCACTTTCTGAGACATAAGGGTTTTGAAATCATATACAGGATGATTCTATTCTTGACATTTGAGAGGGAGGAATACTATAGCTTAGGCTAACTTACAGAATAAAGGTTAGTCTAGTATatctttttctgtttttcaaaAGCTTCCTTGTAGCTTTTCCAGTTATACTATACTAGCTTTGTAATTTGAAATATGGCTTCAGTGAAATAAATGCCTAATACAAAACTCATTTTTTGCACTTGTTAAGAACTTTGCAGAGGTTGACGCTGACAAGGATGGTCTTGTTACCCCTGAGGAGATGATGAGCCTTCACAGTAGGGATTTAGAGAGGCTATTAGGAGGAACAGTCCAAGAGGGGAGGGACGCAGAGGATGGTGGGGGTGATGATGAAGAAGAAGCTACTGATAAGAAAGTTGACCCAGATGCATTCAAAGACGAATTGTAGAGGATGGGCTTAAAAATTGTGATAAATAATGTGAGTATGTATCTGTCATCCCTGTATTAAACTGTGTAATGCCTAAATTTTAATATGTTTGATTGATGACTGTCATCTCTGACATGGTTCAACATTAAATAATGTAGCATTCAAAAGCTATTTCCGGATAGCTGTACTTTTTGGCCTGCATAAAAACAGCATCCAAATCTAAGGTATTTACTTTTCGTTTTTATTCTTTCTTCACAGAATTAGATCAACACACACAAGCTTGGCACATGGTGAGGAAAATTTCATTCATGCTCTTTGCTTAGTGCCTCTTCGAGGCCAGAAAGACACAGTTCAAGGGAAATTTTTTTGCCTCAGTTGCTTGCAAGATTTAATTTTGTTTGATCATCATCTGTATACTGTGAGTTTTTGGCATCTGGATGCAGTGAACAAAGTACTTGCATGAAATTTCTCTCACTGTGTGTGCCAGACATAAACAAGCACTTGTGAGCAGGCTAGATCCTAAGTACCCTGgttctatttagtggccagcagAGCTCAGTGCCAATGAGGCTCTGGAACCGCACTAGATCCTGCTCAGCAAGTTAATTTGAAGCTTGTATGGTAGCTacatataatattttatccatagaatatatttttatcggCTTAGTTGTCTTCTTACCAAGATTGTCTTGATGGGCTAGTGAAAGTATAAAATGTTTTATGATAATCAATTCAACTTGGAAATTCAACATGGACATTGGAAAATGCATAGAATTTGTGTAAAACAATAGCTAAATAGTATCACACAGTACGTATACTTCTCATCCAAACAATACATAATGTAAATCTATTAATTTAGTGCTACATATTTAAACACAGTCATAAGATGATCTtcagtatttatttttgtaaagTAAAGGAATGTTAGTATAAAAATGTAATACCCAATGCAATatgcaaaataaaacataagtAGACCATGTTTTGGTTTGAAGGTTAAAATCCGAGATGGGAAAATAAACCATTAACAGAATCACCTTCACAATTTGTCCAAATTGTTACCCTGGTACCAGTGGCTTTGCACATTCCCTTAGTTATTGGCATGCCAGTTTTTCCTTGTATAACAAGGAAATGGTAGTCTACTGCACAGCTGTCCTAAGTGGCTGTGGGGAAAGCCAGGTAAATGAAAGCTACTGGTAAGAAAGCTTGTGCTGATATAGATTTGAAGCACTGTGACCTGGAATACTGTatacatcaaagattctgttTCACTGTCCTTGAACACTTCAAAGAACATGTTAAAAAGACAAATTCCATTGAGACTTTGCTACAAACCCTGACGGGCTCCCAAGAGTCTGTGCATCTTACAATGGCGGCAGCAGACTCGGCATGTGCCGAGAGTAGGAAGGCACAAGTAAATAATGCCTCACCACACCAGTAGCAATGGGCTGTTGGGTACTTGACCAGGTCAGAGAGACTGCTGGGAAGGCTGTAGGCAGGGAGAGTCTGGTCTGTAAAGAGATGTGATATTTTATGGAAACGTGAATTGTTAGGGGCAGAATCAGGTCTGAGGAACTGCTGGCAACAATTTCAGACATTTCATAATTTATAAATCTTcaatttataaataaaaagaaaacttttgAGAGACTTACTGGACAATGTGTTGattataatttataaaaaaaaaactttgagaGACATTTACTGGACAATGCGTTCTATTAATTCGCCAGCCAGCAAAATAAATTCATTCAACAATGACATACCAGTGTGAACGACTCTTGCTGACAACTCCAGTAGAGGAAGAACACAATGTTCTTCACTGCCAACAAAACGAATCCCTCTAGAAGGGTAAGGATTTCCTATAAATACATATACACACTGCATTAGCTGGCCTGATGGAAAGGCAACTTCCACGACATGCAGCAAAGACAAGGAGTCCTGAGGCTTTTCCCCAGACAAACTTTTCAAACTATGCGGTTGgcaccccccaaaaaaactgggggggggggggcatctcatttttataaaaatcttaTGGCTATCAAAATTAATGAAGGatgaagggagggggggttaaAGGCCTCCAATTGCTTATGATGACGTATAACTAGTGGTGGTTAAAGTATTACCTCCATCTTCATAGCTAGGCCTCTGGTTACacctaagagaaaaaaaaatatcacaggTGACCAATTCACCAATGAGGTTGATTTAGAGGCACTGTTGTAAGACTCACCCATTTAAACCAACAGTATGCAGGTGTTTAAGGCGTAACAGATTTCCAGGAAGGAAGAAAAGACCAGGATTTGAGTCCAGTAAGAGGCTCTCCAAAGAAACAAGCTTATCGATATCTGAAAAAAGATACACACTTGGCTTTCTCTACATGATGTGGTTCATAGAGAATTACACTGTGTTACATAATAGGAGGCCTGGCTCCTCAGGACCACACTATGTTCGCTTGTCATTCGGAGATGATCCCTGAGTTCAATGATTAGATTTACGATTCAAGATGTCCGAAATGGATTCATTCCCATCTATAGTTCATCTTGCTTGGAGATGTATTATACTTTCTGTTTGCACTGATCTCTGGCTCCCTTTAGTCTCCTGCAATGCCAGCATTACCTGTGAAAAGCTGCGCAAGTAATGCTGTCACTATTAGGAGGTGTTGGAGTATGTTTGATTGAGACTAAGCTTTTGGCAAACAATTAGCTAGCGTTTCTTTGATAAACCTAGCATTATATGTCAATTCTCAGAGGTGCAAAATCCTTGCTTTATACATTTGGACATTGAATTTATTAAATCAGCTTTTAGAATATGAATGTGTAGCATTCAATTACTGTTCTGTATGCTTTGAAGATATACTGTGTATggccttttattttgtttacatACAGTACCTTGTGGCAATGACAATAATCTGTTCCGGCTTCCAGAAAGTTCTTTTAAACCTTTAAGGTCAGTCAGTTGCTGTGGCAACCACTCAACTAAATTCCCATCAAACAGCAGTGTCTCCAGTCTGACACAGTCACTGAGTTGCCATGGTAACTGGTGAAGATTGTTATTCATGATGTCTAGAACTTGCAGCTGCTTAAGGTGTCCGACTTCTGTAATTGGATGTAAATATTACAATTGCATATAGTTTCCTTTCTAAataaaacatgttttcttATTAATAAAATTGCCAATTAGGCCAGATATATTGATTATTAATTGCTATTGAGagattacataaaaaaaacaattattcagATATGATTTTCAAGAAATTATATCAAGCAAGTTTTTCAGGAACATACTATAAGCTCAGGCTTTGTTGTCTGTCAGGCACAATTACTGCAAACCAGGATCAGTAAACAGTTACAGTCGAATCAGTTGTATCTTGacccgcattttcaaaacatgatttgttttggttttctgttccattagtaaaaccattctgagccaatcagagtcttgctttgtgcactttcctggctatcctctctggatgaaaaccagacagtgaggcgacagaaagccaggcaacggCACTAGGcaagagatggcaagaatctgattggcttagagtAATTTGACTGGCAGAacagaaaatatcaaaaagaaaaaaaaacaaatcgatgttttgaaagtgcagcgtcgcgatacaacggattcaaCAGTAAGTGGTCAGAATCCAATCGCAAGAGGTGGCCATTTAACAAAAGGTACTACTACTGTATTTTAACATATATTGCATATTGCATCTACCTCTTGGGAGTGAATGCAGTTGATTGTTTGCGATGTGCAGGTACTGTAAGTGTTGGAGCTGTCCAATTGTAGGGGGTAGGTTTTGGAGGAAGTTGTGTGACACATTTAATGATTCTAGGCATTTGATATGACCAATCTCTGAAGACAACAAGAAGGAAAGTTACAGGATAAAGTATACAGCTTCGAAAGAAATGGCATCTTTTATATCAGTCACTTGTACCTTGTGGAAGATGTGTTAGATTGTTTGAATGGAGGTATCTGTTGAAAGAGAGGGAGAAAACATATACTAAAAGGGACAGAATATTGTCAGACAGTTGAATGAACAGATGGCATGACAGACTAGAAGCTTGGCGGAGAAACAAATAGACAGGCGAAACAGACAGGtaccaacaacaataacaaacaatcACTTTTGATT
Protein-coding regions in this window:
- the LOC5508747 gene encoding leucine-rich repeat-containing protein 28: MNNNLHQLPWQLSDCVRLETLLFDGNLVEWLPQQLTDLKGLKELSGSRNRLLSLPQDIDKLVSLESLLLDSNPGLFFLPGNLLRLKHLHTVGLNGCNQRPSYEDGGNPYPSRGIRFVGSEEHCVLPLLELSARVVHTDQTLPAYSLPSSLSDLVKYPTAHCYWCGEALFTCAFLLSAHAESAAAIVRCTDSWEPVRVCSKVSMEFVFLTCSLKCSRTVKQNL